A region of the Gigantopelta aegis isolate Gae_Host chromosome 11, Gae_host_genome, whole genome shotgun sequence genome:
CTAAAGGCTCACCTCAATCGCCTAAGGCTCGACCATACAAGATAATGTCCCTGCAACAGTGGATCTCAGACACCAGAACACGTTCTTCAAAGCTGTCCTCTCCTCCAAAACATAAGGAAAAACATCTGGCCAGAACAAAAAGAGCATCAAAGAAAAGCTATGGGGCAGTCTTGGTGAGCTCCAACTGACGATCCAGTTCATTGATGCAGCACATCTTAGGGTTTAGTGAGCATATGAAACCgaacgagaagaagaagaagaagaagaagatgaagaagaagaatagtatatgtcgaaattaccaatgtttaaaatccaatagccgatgataaataaaccaatgtattctagtgatgtcgtcaaAGAAAACCAATTTTAACACACTTTATATTACCCTCACGTTCTTTAGCGTGCAGCAAGGAAGTTGGCTTCTCTCTTTCCGTGGACGCAAGGAGAGCTAATAACAATATGCAGCAGAATCGGGTTCCAAACGAGATCCCCCCTTTGGCAGCGCCGCCCCTCAGAATTTCAGCGTTCAACATACAAGTGTTCGGACGATCGAAGCTCAAAAACAAAGGCGTTACCGACATCATCACAAAGGTGAGGACGGAGGGCGTACCGTGAGTAataaatgggggtgggggtggggtggcaaAATGATCACTCGAGTGTGAGGTTACTGTGTGTGTCgcttaatgtttgttttatgaaaatggttaaaatatttgtttcaaatatgtgtatatctgtgacatgagatatacattttatattaaagatGTAAATTCATAATTGCAAGCGTAATATATTTCGCTATTGTTACgtttataatttgtaataaataagtgGTTATAGATGGTATATTGTTttccgtctctctctgtctctctctctgtatatacattttatattaaagatGTAAATTCATAATTACAAGCTTAATATATTTCGCTATTGTTACGTTtataatttgtgataaataagTGGTTATAGATGGTATATTGTTTTCccgtctcgctctctctctctctctctctctctctctctctctctctctctctctctctctctctctctctctctctctctctctctctctctctctctctctctctctctctctctctctctctctctctctctatctctctctcttttatatattaagtagaattgttattaaataaatttccttttcctttacgattttattattattaaaacatgttttttaccCCCACCCGTTGTCTCTTGATTGACAGATTCTTCATCGCTATGACATCATTCTTATTCAAGAAATCAGAGACAGTAAAGAAACCAGCTTGGACAGCTTGCTTAAAACCCTTAACAGGTGAgggagattaaaaaaaaagaagcgaaCTATCTGTTATCGCCGAACTCGAAAATGACCAGTGTaatcaggggtgcagaaatggaaaataattcACTAGCCCGTCGGACCAGAActaactaaaatttactagcccgccagaatttctaTTGGTCCGCCAGTCTACAGActactatattattaataatattataatatacagtgtcttcacttcaaatgatatatatagatacacagTATATATTGCCAAAACATTAGTAAGAATACTTGgcaagtgatcaacatcacgtgaCAAACAAAATGAAGAAGACAGATCGCCCGTCAAACTGGTAATACTATTTAGCATTAAACATATAGTTATGATTGCATTAGAGCCTGTGGTAGGCAAAAAATCATGTTTATagagttatctctgactgagagagtaggtcaggtcaggtcatagggttttacctGCATACTCAGAACAAGccgttgtagcgcacgcctgtcgtggtcacaggtgccggcctcggccggctcctccgtccaggacaggaaaagggtaggggtgggtgggagaggggacatCCTGCGCTGGAAAGTGCAAGGGATCACTGTCGGCCCGACTGCGGTCGGTAGAGGGCGGGGCAATTTTGGTGCTaatgaattttgaatgtcccataggattaagtCAAAAGAGAAAATATTGTGCAATTtcttgaaggaattttggcgcaTTTTTTAACTGAAGGTAAAAGGGGAGTtgcatgattaaaaaatcaatgtgctctattggtgtcgttaaacaaaacaaactttactttaatctTAATGGCAGCAAATtcgaaacaatatatttaatatttaaattatatcaaCATGATATTAGCTTTTCTTGGTTTCCTAGTTAACTAGAAAATATTGCAATTAATtatgaattatattttacattatataatacttaTGATTTATGATTGTTGTGTTTTAATTCAGAATCGAGCCTGATGACCCGTTCAAGGCTGAGGTCAGCGAAAGACTTGGGAGAACGAACAGTAAGGAACAGTACGGCTTCCTATACAGGTACTCGTTAGCGGATCTGACAATAGACAAAGTGATTTTGTGACCTCGTGATCTTTCAGCACAGTCATTCGGCCAATTTGGTCATGTATAATTCTTCAGTTCTTTCAAACTTGGTATGTTCCTGAAATCAATGATGATAATGAatcatgtttataatttgatgatgatgatgataaggacgatattaatactaatttgcaatgatgatgatggtggtggtggtggtggtgatgatggtggtgatgatgatgatgatgataatgatttaatgtttatgatgatgataacagcAACGATATTAATACTAATTTGTAatggtgatgaagatgatgatgatgaatatgacgatattaatattaattaacaatgatgatgatgataacaatattaaaactaatttataatggtgatgaaaatgatgatgatgatgatgatgataacgacgATATTAATACTAACttacaatgatgatgatgatgataatttgacgttgatgatgatgataacaacaacaacgataTTAATAGTAATTCATAATGGTGATGAagataatgatgacgatgataacgatattaaaactaatttataaTGGTGATGATTATAACGACGATATTACTACTAGTTTacaatgatgatggtgatgatgatgataaaacaacaatattaatactaatttatAATGGTGACgaaggtgatgatgatgatgttgatgatgatgatgattatgacgatattaatattaagtaacaatgatgatgatgatggtgatgatgatgataatgattataatttgatgttgatgatgatgataacaacagcgatattaatactaatttataatggtgatgaagatgatgatgatgatgataacgatattaaaactaatttataaTGGTGATGATTATAACGACGATATTACTACTAATTTACAATGATGTTGGTGATCATGatgataaaacaacaatattaatactaatttatAATGGTGACgaaggtgatgatgatgatgttgatgatgatgatgattatgacgatattaatattaagtaacaatgatgatgatgataatgattataatttgatgttgatgatgatgataacaacagcgatattaatactaatttataatggtgatgaagatgatgatgatgattatgacgaTATGAGTATTaagtaataatgatgatgttgatgatgatgataaaacaacaatattaatactaatttatAATGGTGATGaagatgctgatgatgatgataacgatattaaaactaatttataatggtgatgaagatgatgataatgacgatattaatactaatttacaatgatgttgatggtggtgctgctgctgctgctgataacttgatgttgatgatgatgataataataacgaCAGTAATACTAATTTATAATGGTGTtgaaaataatgatgatgataataatgatgatattaatactaatttatAATGGTTATGTTGACAGTAATGAAGATAATGCTAGCGAAGATagtaatttataattttgatgATGAAGATGGTTATATTATGACgatattaatactaatttatAATGATGACgaaaataatgatgatgatgatggtggtagtggtagtgatgatgatgatgatggtggtggtggtagtgatgatgatgatgatgatggtggtggtggtgatgatgatgatgttgaagatgatgatgatgatgatgatgaccatgatgatgatggtaacaaagatattaatactaatttaaactggtgatgaggatgatgataatggttacgacgataaaaataataatgtataatgCTTATGATGTTGCTGATGGTttttatgataatgatgatgatgttgacgacgacgacgacgacgatgatgttgatgatgatgatgatgatgatgatgagtcATAACACATGatagttatttattttcttctttgttttaaatattattatgtatgaaTTATATGTGCCTAAATGCATATATTTTGGTAATAAATGATCTTTTCGACGCCATTTATTATAATCGTAATTGAAATGTGTGAAGTgaagtgcgtctttaaataatcATGGATCCTCTGTTTTGCAGACCCAGCCGCGTCAGTGTAGCAGACGTCTATCAGTACGACGACGGCAAGGACGATGGCACCGATGCGTTTGAGAGGGAGCCGTTCGCTGTCCGCTTCTCGTCCCCACACACAGGTCAGTGTACAACAGCTACCACGGCGTCAAACAAcgtcattaaaagttaaagtttgttttgtttaacaacaccactagagcacattgatttattaatcatcgactattgaatgtcaaacatatggtcattttgacagtcatagagatgaaacccactacattttcccattagtagcaagggatcttttatatgcaccatcccacaaacagaatagcacataccacggcctttgatacaccagtcgtggtgcattggctacagcgagaaatggcccagtAGGCataccggcggggatcgatc
Encoded here:
- the LOC121385120 gene encoding deoxyribonuclease-1-like; translation: MMESTITALLLIFACSKEVGFSLSVDARRANNNMQQNRVPNEIPPLAAPPLRISAFNIQVFGRSKLKNKGVTDIITKILHRYDIILIQEIRDSKETSLDSLLKTLNRIEPDDPFKAEVSERLGRTNSKEQYGFLYRPSRVSVADVYQYDDGKDDGTDAFEREPFAVRFSSPHTGQCTTATTASNNVIKS